From a single Gemmatimonadales bacterium genomic region:
- a CDS encoding SDR family oxidoreductase — protein sequence MDLEELTRLYDFHDQTVVITGGAGVLGGEMACALVGCRANVAILDRDPAMAERLVHRIPTGVGRFIVVYGDVLDRDKLAAAHEKIVAEFGRVDALVNAAGGNDPRATTGPAGSFFDLPPEALRSVLDLNLLGTVLPCQVFGRAMAERKSGVILNVSSMNALRPLTRIAAYSAAKAAVSNFTQWLAVHMAQEYSPRIRVNAIAPGFFLTEQNRFLLTDRASGDLTPRGRSILAHTPMGRFGTPEDLLGTVLWLLSPASAFVTGTVVPVDGGFAAFSGV from the coding sequence ATGGACCTCGAGGAGCTGACGCGGCTGTACGACTTCCACGACCAGACGGTCGTCATCACCGGCGGCGCCGGCGTCCTCGGGGGCGAGATGGCCTGCGCGCTGGTGGGGTGCCGGGCCAACGTCGCGATCCTCGACCGCGACCCGGCGATGGCCGAGCGGCTGGTGCACCGGATCCCCACGGGCGTCGGCCGGTTCATCGTGGTCTACGGCGACGTGCTGGACCGGGACAAGCTCGCCGCCGCGCACGAGAAGATCGTGGCCGAGTTCGGACGGGTGGACGCGCTGGTCAACGCGGCGGGCGGCAACGACCCGCGCGCCACGACGGGGCCGGCGGGGAGCTTCTTCGACCTGCCGCCGGAGGCGTTGCGCTCGGTGCTCGATCTCAACCTGCTCGGCACGGTCCTGCCCTGCCAGGTGTTCGGGCGCGCGATGGCCGAGCGCAAAAGCGGCGTGATCCTGAACGTCTCGTCCATGAACGCGCTGCGGCCGCTGACCCGCATCGCCGCCTACTCGGCGGCCAAGGCGGCGGTGAGCAACTTCACCCAGTGGCTGGCCGTGCACATGGCCCAGGAGTACTCGCCCCGGATCCGCGTGAACGCGATCGCGCCCGGGTTCTTCCTCACCGAGCAGAACCGGTTCCTGCTGACCGACCGGGCGTCGGGCGACCTCACGCCGCGCGGGCGGAGCATCCTCGCCCACACGCCGATGGGCCGGTTCGGCACGCCGGAGGACCTGCTGGGTACCGTGCTGTGGCTGCTCTCGCCGGCGTCCGCGTTCGTGACCGGCACCGTCGTCCCGGTGGACGGCGGGTTCGCGGCGTTCTCCGGCGTGTGA
- the gndA gene encoding NADP-dependent phosphogluconate dehydrogenase, with product MSADKAVGVIGLGVMGRNLALNMARNGFSVAGYDIDADKVQAARAAFAGKPMAVAGVLAEFLAQLERPRRILVMVPAGSPVDAVVAELRPVLAKGDVLIDGGNSFFEDTRRRIAALQGTGILYVGTGVSGGEEGALKGPSIMPGGNPDAWPVVGPLLQKIAARASDGQPCCEWIGPDGAGHFVKMVHNGIEYGDMQMIGEAYFLMERVLGLSAPEMRDVFAEWNRGELDSYLIEITAAILAKRDPDTGKPLVQVILDTAEQKGTGKWTSGAALDLGVPAQTIAVAVFARMMSALKAERVAAARVLPGPDAKFTGDRTAFIAMIRDALYASKICSYAQGFQLLRAADDHYRWGLTFGSIASLWRAGCIIRARFLAKIKDAYDRDPALPNLLLDPYFAAAIRDASAGWRKVVATAADVGVPVPAFGSALAYYDSYRTAVLPANLLQAQRDFFGAHTYRRIDREGVFHTDWEGGA from the coding sequence ATGAGCGCGGACAAGGCCGTCGGGGTGATCGGCCTCGGCGTGATGGGCAGGAACCTGGCGCTCAACATGGCGCGCAACGGCTTTTCGGTGGCGGGCTACGACATCGACGCGGACAAGGTGCAGGCCGCGCGCGCGGCGTTCGCCGGCAAGCCGATGGCGGTCGCCGGGGTGCTGGCGGAGTTCCTGGCGCAGCTGGAGCGGCCGCGCCGCATCCTGGTGATGGTGCCGGCCGGCTCGCCGGTGGACGCGGTGGTCGCGGAGCTGCGGCCCGTGCTGGCGAAAGGCGACGTGCTGATCGACGGCGGGAACTCGTTCTTCGAGGACACGCGCCGCCGCATCGCCGCGCTCCAGGGGACCGGCATCCTCTACGTCGGCACCGGGGTGAGCGGCGGCGAGGAAGGCGCGCTCAAGGGCCCGTCCATCATGCCGGGCGGGAACCCGGACGCGTGGCCCGTCGTCGGTCCCCTCCTGCAGAAGATCGCGGCCCGGGCGAGCGACGGGCAGCCGTGCTGCGAGTGGATCGGCCCCGACGGCGCGGGGCACTTCGTGAAGATGGTGCACAACGGGATCGAGTACGGCGACATGCAGATGATCGGCGAGGCCTACTTCCTGATGGAGCGGGTGCTCGGCCTCTCCGCGCCCGAGATGCGGGACGTGTTCGCCGAATGGAACCGGGGGGAGCTGGACAGCTACCTCATCGAGATCACGGCCGCGATCCTGGCGAAGCGCGACCCCGACACCGGCAAGCCGCTGGTGCAGGTGATCCTCGACACGGCGGAGCAGAAGGGCACCGGCAAGTGGACCAGCGGCGCCGCCCTCGACCTCGGCGTGCCCGCGCAGACCATCGCCGTCGCCGTGTTCGCCCGGATGATGAGCGCCCTCAAGGCGGAGCGGGTGGCCGCCGCGCGGGTGCTCCCGGGGCCGGACGCGAAGTTCACCGGCGACCGGACAGCCTTCATCGCGATGATCCGCGACGCGCTGTACGCCTCCAAGATCTGCTCCTACGCGCAGGGGTTCCAGCTGCTGCGGGCCGCGGACGACCACTACCGCTGGGGCCTCACGTTCGGCTCCATCGCGTCGCTGTGGCGCGCCGGGTGCATCATTCGCGCGCGATTCCTCGCCAAGATCAAGGACGCCTACGACCGCGACCCCGCGCTGCCGAACCTGCTCCTCGACCCCTACTTCGCCGCTGCGATCCGGGACGCCTCCGCCGGCTGGCGGAAGGTGGTCGCGACCGCCGCGGACGTCGGCGTGCCGGTCCCGGCCTTCGGCAGCGCGCTGGCGTACTACGACAGCTACCGGACCGCGGTGCTGCCGGCCAACCTGCTCCAGGCACAGCGCGACTTCTTCGGCGCCCACACCTACCGGCGGATCGACCGGGAGGGCGTGTTCCACACCGACTGGGAAGGCGGGGCCTGA